One window from the genome of Nicotiana tomentosiformis chromosome 5, ASM39032v3, whole genome shotgun sequence encodes:
- the LOC138892880 gene encoding auxin-responsive protein SAUR21-like, whose amino-acid sequence MGIKVTPFIQASRILSRPSTTGGVPKGHCAVYVGESQKKRFVMPISYLSQPLFQDLLAQAEEKFGFDHPMGGLTIPFKEDVFIDLTSRLRRL is encoded by the coding sequence ATGGGTATCAAAGTGACTCCATTTATTCAGGCTAGCCGAATCCTAAGTAGGCCTTCAACAACTGGAGGTGTTCCCAAAGGACATTGCGCAGTATATGTAGGAGAGAGCCAGAAGAAGCGATTCGTCATGCCAATATCATACCTGAGCCAGCCTTTATTTCAAGACTTGTTAGCTCAAGCTGAGGAAAAGTTTGGATTTGATCATCCAATGGGCGGTCTCACAATACCTTTCAAAGAGGATGTGTTCATTGATCTCACTTCCCGCTTGAGGAGATTATGA
- the LOC108947679 gene encoding auxin-responsive protein SAUR21-like: MGIKMTPFIQANRILKRSTTCGGVPKGHCAVYVGESQKKRFVVPISYLSQPLFQDLLAQAEEEFGFDHPMGGLTIPIEEDVFIDLTSRLRRS; this comes from the coding sequence ATGGGTATTAAAATGACTCCATTTATTCAGGCTAATCGAATCCTAAAGAGGTCTACAACATGTGGAGGTGTTCCAAAAGGACATTGTGCAGTATATGTAGGAGAGAGCCAGAAGAAGAGATTCGTCGTGCCAATATCATACCTGAGCCAACCTTTATTCCAAGATTTGTTAGCTCAAGCCGAAGAAGAGTTTGGATTTGATCATCCAATGGGCGGTCTCACAATACCTATCGAAGAGGATGTGTTCATTGATCTCACTTCCCGCTTGAGGAGATCATGA
- the LOC104111024 gene encoding auxin-responsive protein SAUR65-like: MERKTMRKRISLPRNGSDADSFSTSSSSIAGKGHFVVYTIDQRCLVIPLAYLENEVIMQLLNMSEEEFGLPSGDPITLPCDSVFMDYIMSLIKKGVTAGDLHKALLLSIPSRCCSTSSFHQESGNQQILVY, from the exons atggaaagaaagacAATG AGGAAGCGGATTTCACTTCCAAGAAATGGTAGTGATGCAGACAGTTTTAGTACATCTTCATCCTCTATTGCCGGAAAAGGCCATTTTGTAGTCTATACAATTGATCAAAGGTGCTTGGTTATTCCTTTGGCTTATCTTGAAAATGAGGTCATTATGCAACTTTTAAACATGTCTGAAGAAGAGTTTGGACTACCAAGTGGTGATCCTATTACATTACCCTGTGATTCGGTGTTCATGGACTACATCATGTCACTGATCAAGAAAGGTGTAACTGCTGGAGATCTTCACAAAGCATTGCTCCTCTCAATTCCTTCACGTTGCTGTTCAACTTCTTCCTTTCACCAAGAAAGTGGAAATCAACAAATTCTTGTTTATTGA
- the LOC138892882 gene encoding uncharacterized protein, giving the protein MAIGEDSSSSELDGTTVNSDVGVATGGGIMNLDHNHPLYLHPCNGPGSMFVGLLLIGMENYIIWSRAMKMALLGKNKLCLVDGSTCKDDFGVELENQWERCNDIVTSWLMSNVSKELHIGVLFSSNAQTESSSVSVYFTKLKDLWAEYDSILPPPSSKEYVNQLEFQRLLQFLMGLNDSFEQARGQILLIPNVPTIIKHMQ; this is encoded by the exons ATGGCGATTGGAGAAGATTCAAGCAGTTCTGAGCTCGACGGAACCACCGTGAACAGCGACGTTGGTGTCGCAACTGGAGGAGGAATAATGAATCTCGACCATAATCATCCACTTTACCTACATCCATGTAATGGACCAGGATCAATGTTTGTCGGACTGCTGCTGATAGGTATGGAAAACTATATAATCTGGAGTCGTGCGATGAAAATGGCATTATTAGGAAAAAATAAACTCTGTCTCGTTGATGGATCCACATGCAAAGATGATTTTGGTGTGGAATTGGAGAATCAATGGGAGAGATGTAATGACATTGTTACTTCATGGCTAATGAGTAATGTAAGCAAGGAATTACATATTGGTGTACTGTTTTCTTCGAATGCACAGACG GAATCATCCTCTGTGTCCGTATATTTTACAAAGTTGAAGGATTTGTGGGCAGAGTATGATTCAATCCTCCCACCACCATCTTCCAAAGAGTATGTTAATCAATTAGAGTTTCAACGTCTATTGCAATTTCTAATGGGTCTGAATGATAGTTTTGAGCAAGCTAGAGGACAGATCCTACTAATTCCTAATGTTCCAACCATTATCAAACATATGCAATGA
- the LOC138891371 gene encoding PHD finger protein MALE MEIOCYTE DEATH 1-like, producing MSRQEAREAARLHIGDTGLIDYVLKSMNNVIVGGYVVRRAVNRATRVLEYTIQELRNCDQPEQEKHPEPVQNYAVNPGTDVYSDVLCLYNNLLLSFAESNVLKLAVRTVLDSKHFVKEWPFRDDPDDILLRFICCILPSSSGLEAVLRKGYPLGELVEVPLHSTIGDLKIAIESAMRDTYCIMDNFMVTDIVGMEKMGDCEVLFGIVESGSELCVRGFGLDLESELKNEGGANNWTVNCRCGTRDDDGERMVSCDICEIWQHTRCSGIEDSEVVPPLFVCEACCTSLAPPRAQNSLEFGHYATSLVPCDSEFGMDLIY from the coding sequence ATGAGTAGGCAGGAGGCGCGTGAGGCTGCTCGTCTCCACATTGGCGATACGGGGTTGATTGATTATGTTCTGAAATCGATGAATAATGTGATTGTTGGAGGCTATGTTGTTCGTCGTGCAGTGAATCGAGCTACCAGGGTGTTGGAGTACACGATTCAGGAGCTTCGGAATTGTGATCAACCTGAACAAGAAAAGCACCCGGAGCCAGTTCAGAACTATGCTGTTAATCCTGGAACTGATGTTTACAGTGATGTTTTATGCTTGTATAATAATCTGCTATTGAGCTTTGCAGAATCTAATGTGCTAAAGCTAGCTGTTAGGACAGTTTTGGATAGTAAGCATTTTGTGAAGGAATGGCCATTTAGGGATGATCCAGATGATATATTGCTGAGgttcatttgttgcattttgcCGAGTTCTAGTGGTTTGGAAGCTGTACTTAGAAAGGGATATCCCCTCGGAGAACTGGTTGAAGTTCCGCTACATTCCACAATTGGTGATCTGAAAATAGCTATTGAGTCTGCAATGAGGGACACTTATTGTATTATGGACAATTTTATGGTAACAGATATTGTAGGGATGGAAAAAATGGGAGATTGTGAAGTGCTCTTTGGCATTGTCGAGTCTGGCTCAGAACTTTGTGTGAGGGGTTTTGGGTTGGATTTGGAGAGTGAGTTAAAAAATGAAGGAGGGGCTAATAATTGGACAGTTAACTGTAGGTGTGGGACTCGAGACGATGATGGTGAAAGGATGGTTTCATGTGATATATGTGAGATATGGCAGCACACTCGCTGCAGTGGGATCGAAGATTCTGAGGTTGTGCCACCGTTGTTTGTGTGTGAGGCTTGTTGCACTTCACTTGCACCACCAAGAGCACAGAACAGCCTTGAGTTTGGTCATTATGCGACATCACTAGTGCCTTGTGATTCTGAATTTGGCATGGACCTGATATACTGA
- the LOC138892881 gene encoding uncharacterized protein encodes MIAGLELTKGLGAEVIEAKCDSLLVVNHVNGTFEVREERMQRYLDKLQVTLHRFKEWTLQHVPRDHNSEADALTNLGSSNNELDSGAVVQLMRSVIEEGHSEINFTSLTWDWRNKYIEYLKTENLPSDPKESRALRMKAARFTLTEDGTLFRGMFNGPLAICMGPGDTESGAESLAQKVIRADYYWIDMEKDTKEFVRKCDEFQKHAPMIHQLKELLHSVLSPWPFMKWEMDIVCPLPLAPD; translated from the exons atgattgcaggtctcgaactaacCAAAGGCTTGGGAGCAgaggtgatcgaggccaaatgtgactccctcctcGTAGTGAATCATGTTAACGGAACCTTCGAAgttagagaagaacgaatgcaaagatacctagataagttacaagtaactttgcaccgatttaaggagtggactttgcaacatgtgcctcgagatcaTAATAGTGAGGCTGATGCTCTCACAAACTTAGGGTCATCAAATAACGAGCTCGATTCAGGGGCAGTCGTGCAACTCATGagatcagtaatcgaagaaggtcactcCGAGATAAATTTCACAAgtttgacctgggattggagaaataagtacatAGAGTATTTGAAGACCGAAAATCTTCCCTCAGATCCGAAAGAATCTAGGGCCCTACGCATGAAGGCAGCACGGTTCACTTTGACCGAAGATGGAACCTTGTTTAGGGGAATGTTCAATGGTCCATTAGCGATATGTATGGGACCGGGAGACACCGAGTCCGGTGCTGAATCATTGGCtcaaaaggtaatcagagccgactattactggatcgacatggaaaaagacacaaaagagtttgttcgaaaatgtgacgaaTTTCAAAAGCATGCGCCAATGATTCACCAACTCAAGGAACTGCTCCATTcagtcttgtcaccatggccatttatgaaatgggaaATGGACATCGTCTGCCCCCTTCCATTggcaccag ATTAA